Proteins encoded by one window of Ulvibacter sp. MAR_2010_11:
- a CDS encoding YicC/YloC family endoribonuclease — protein MIQSMTGYGKAVIQLPSKKITVEIKSLNSKNLDLNARVPSSYREKELEMRNLLAKSLERGKVDFNLFVEITGEATNTEVNETVVRQYIKQLSQVVDGDPIELLKMAVRMPDALKTERDEIDEEEYKAILNAIDEALVAINNYRNDEGKALEIDFVQRIQNIDALLIEVIAMDGERIEIVRERLRKAVSDLRESVDENRFEQELIYYLEKYDITEEKVRLKNHLDYFKEAIHSKDSNGKKLGFITQEIGREINTIGSKANFAPMQQLVVQMKDELEKIKEQALNVL, from the coding sequence ATGATCCAATCCATGACAGGTTACGGGAAGGCAGTAATACAGTTACCTTCCAAAAAAATTACGGTAGAAATTAAGTCGCTTAACAGCAAAAATCTCGACCTAAATGCCAGGGTTCCTTCTTCGTACCGCGAAAAAGAACTGGAGATGCGCAATCTGTTAGCCAAGTCGTTGGAACGCGGGAAAGTAGATTTTAATTTATTTGTTGAAATTACAGGAGAAGCCACCAATACCGAAGTGAATGAAACCGTGGTGAGACAATATATAAAACAACTCTCTCAAGTTGTGGACGGCGATCCGATAGAATTGTTGAAAATGGCGGTGCGCATGCCCGATGCTTTAAAAACCGAGCGAGACGAAATAGACGAAGAAGAATACAAGGCAATTTTAAATGCCATCGATGAGGCTTTGGTGGCCATTAATAATTATCGTAACGATGAAGGCAAGGCTTTGGAAATAGATTTTGTCCAACGTATCCAAAATATCGACGCCTTATTAATAGAGGTGATCGCCATGGACGGAGAGCGAATTGAAATTGTACGGGAACGTTTACGTAAGGCCGTGAGTGATCTACGGGAAAGTGTAGATGAAAACCGTTTTGAACAGGAACTAATCTACTATCTCGAAAAATACGATATCACCGAAGAAAAAGTAAGACTTAAAAATCACCTGGATTATTTCAAGGAAGCCATACATTCTAAAGATTCGAACGGAAAGAAACTGGGTTTTATCACTCAGGAAATAGGTAGGGAAATCAACACCATAGGTTCTAAAGCCAATTTTGCACCTATGCAGCAATTGGTGGTACAGATGAAGGACGAGCTGGAAAAAATTAAAGAACAAGCTTTAAACGTTTTGTAA
- a CDS encoding NAD(P)H-dependent glycerol-3-phosphate dehydrogenase, producing the protein MSNTPKFAVFGGGSWATAIVKMLCENLKEVGWYMRSTYALEHIKKQQHNPNYLSSVEFKVSQLKLSNDINEMVTYADYLIFVIPSAFLHSELEKLTASLDNKIIFSAIKGIVPESSLIVGDHFNTHLDVPFNNIGVITGPCHAEEVALERLSYLTIASADEEKAKVVAHYLSSDYIKCSISDDVIGTEYAAMLKNIYAIAAGIAHGLGYGDNFQSVLMSNAIREMKRYVKKVHKMKRDINDSAYLGDLLVTGYSVFSRNRMFGNMIGKGYTVKSAQMEMSMIAEGYYATKSAYNLNLQKGKKKAKTPIINAVYEILYENKNPKTIFQSLTEKLD; encoded by the coding sequence ATGTCGAATACACCAAAATTTGCCGTTTTTGGCGGAGGAAGCTGGGCTACTGCTATTGTAAAAATGCTCTGCGAAAACCTGAAAGAAGTGGGTTGGTATATGCGCAGTACGTACGCATTGGAACACATAAAAAAGCAACAACACAATCCGAATTATTTGAGTTCGGTCGAATTTAAAGTATCACAATTAAAATTGAGCAACGACATTAATGAAATGGTTACGTATGCAGACTATCTCATTTTTGTAATCCCTTCGGCCTTTCTACATTCCGAATTAGAGAAGCTCACCGCTTCATTAGACAATAAAATTATTTTTTCAGCCATAAAGGGAATTGTTCCCGAAAGCAGTTTAATAGTTGGAGATCATTTCAACACCCATCTCGATGTCCCTTTTAATAATATAGGTGTGATTACGGGACCTTGTCACGCTGAAGAGGTAGCTTTGGAGCGATTGTCCTATCTCACTATCGCTTCTGCAGATGAAGAAAAAGCCAAAGTTGTAGCGCATTACCTTAGCAGCGATTACATAAAATGTTCTATCAGCGACGATGTAATTGGCACAGAGTATGCCGCCATGCTGAAAAACATTTATGCGATTGCCGCCGGAATTGCCCACGGATTGGGGTATGGTGATAATTTTCAAAGTGTTTTAATGAGTAATGCAATTCGAGAGATGAAGCGCTATGTAAAAAAAGTACATAAGATGAAGCGGGACATTAACGACTCGGCCTATCTGGGAGATTTACTGGTAACAGGCTATTCGGTCTTCAGTAGAAATAGAATGTTTGGGAATATGATTGGCAAGGGATACACCGTAAAGAGTGCTCAGATGGAGATGAGTATGATTGCGGAAGGATACTACGCAACTAAAAGCGCTTACAATCTCAATCTTCAAAAAGGAAAGAAAAAAGCAAAAACGCCTATTATCAATGCCGTCTATGAAATTTTGTACGAAAACAAAAATCCAAAGACAATCTTTCAGAGCCTAACCGAAAAACTCGATTAA
- a CDS encoding nicotinic acid mononucleotide adenyltransferase produces MKKGKVFLAFAVIITLFTSCYTETIVEDPYHEEVPNLTLGELMASYELWYVDIDRTSGSGYIPFLQKAFTVSFRSGTLFANNNLVGIGNQGNGFGISVGYYDTFDYILDISHDLDGFYSFDVIQRNNNEVELYFPQQDLSYILVGYQRSNFDYDKLFYDNIHYFLQEYVTWEKTFTSEYGALNEFDNENFVQFLPGGGDGNFRSSQDANGTPINELYWDYTGIYNVDDVPGNQYQKYLTLDYDYLGNEYFDLSVINDNNIELFHDASGTLYRFTGRGYIQYKNKEGKLRESKATIAKQMKKISNF; encoded by the coding sequence ATGAAAAAGGGAAAAGTATTTTTGGCATTTGCAGTAATTATCACACTATTTACTTCGTGTTATACCGAAACAATCGTGGAAGATCCATACCATGAAGAAGTTCCTAACCTTACGTTGGGAGAACTAATGGCTTCATACGAATTGTGGTATGTAGATATAGATAGAACTTCGGGTAGCGGCTATATTCCTTTCCTTCAAAAAGCCTTTACGGTTTCTTTTAGAAGCGGAACATTATTTGCAAATAACAATTTGGTGGGAATAGGGAATCAGGGCAATGGCTTCGGAATATCGGTGGGCTATTACGATACCTTCGATTATATTTTGGATATTTCGCATGATCTCGACGGATTTTATTCGTTCGATGTGATTCAACGAAACAATAACGAAGTGGAGTTGTACTTTCCACAACAGGATCTTTCCTATATTTTGGTTGGATACCAGCGCAGCAACTTTGACTACGACAAATTGTTCTACGACAATATTCATTATTTCCTTCAGGAATATGTAACCTGGGAAAAGACGTTCACCAGTGAGTATGGAGCGTTAAACGAATTTGATAACGAAAATTTTGTACAGTTCTTACCGGGCGGAGGTGATGGAAACTTCAGAAGTTCACAGGATGCCAACGGGACTCCCATAAATGAATTGTATTGGGACTATACAGGGATCTATAATGTGGATGACGTACCGGGAAATCAATATCAGAAATATTTAACGTTAGATTATGATTATTTGGGCAATGAATACTTCGATTTGAGCGTTATTAATGACAACAATATAGAATTGTTCCACGATGCATCGGGCACATTATACCGGTTTACGGGACGAGGATATATTCAGTATAAAAACAAAGAAGGCAAATTGCGAGAATCTAAGGCTACTATCGCCAAACAGATGAAAAAGATTAGCAATTTCTAA
- a CDS encoding SdpI family protein, with translation MNNEEQLIASILYCTLIFVMSVIFKKFPPKEINSLYGYRTRRSMSNKVIWKSANVYATLYMLHISLWSFVIPCLVYFIFPEQNFMITVFGNTLLIFSVMWSTEKYLNKHFDKNGNPK, from the coding sequence ATGAATAACGAAGAACAACTTATTGCCAGCATTTTGTATTGTACCCTGATATTTGTGATGTCAGTCATTTTTAAAAAATTTCCTCCAAAGGAAATTAATTCGCTTTACGGCTATCGCACCCGGCGTTCGATGTCAAATAAAGTAATTTGGAAATCCGCAAATGTCTATGCAACACTTTATATGCTCCATATTTCACTTTGGAGCTTTGTAATTCCGTGTTTGGTATATTTTATCTTTCCGGAACAGAATTTTATGATAACAGTTTTCGGGAATACGCTTCTTATCTTCTCGGTGATGTGGTCTACTGAAAAGTATCTCAACAAACACTTTGACAAAAACGGCAATCCCAAGTAA
- the gmk gene encoding guanylate kinase — protein sequence MKDGGKLIVFSAPSGSGKTTIVQYLLKQEDLNLGFSISATSRGPRGDEEHGEDYYFISLKEFKQHIKNEDFLEWEEVYRDNFYGTLKSEVERIWASGKNVIFDIDVAGGLRIKKKFPEKTLAVFVKPPSIDELKIRLKKRKTESDERINMRIAKASVELATAPQFDFIIENKNLETALQESHDLVASFIQKKEVSEK from the coding sequence ATGAAAGATGGAGGAAAATTAATCGTTTTTTCGGCACCTTCGGGAAGTGGGAAGACCACCATTGTACAATACCTGCTCAAACAGGAGGATCTCAATTTGGGCTTTTCTATTTCGGCTACTTCCAGAGGCCCGCGAGGTGATGAAGAGCACGGAGAAGATTACTATTTTATTTCCCTGAAAGAATTTAAACAACACATAAAAAACGAAGATTTTTTAGAGTGGGAAGAGGTGTATCGCGATAATTTCTACGGAACTTTAAAAAGTGAAGTGGAACGTATCTGGGCTTCAGGAAAAAATGTGATTTTCGATATAGACGTTGCAGGTGGTCTCCGAATTAAAAAGAAGTTTCCCGAAAAAACACTGGCTGTTTTCGTAAAACCTCCCAGTATCGACGAACTAAAAATTCGATTGAAAAAACGCAAAACCGAAAGCGACGAACGTATCAATATGCGTATTGCAAAGGCTTCGGTTGAATTGGCTACTGCACCCCAATTCGATTTTATAATTGAAAACAAGAATTTGGAGACAGCGCTCCAGGAATCCCACGATTTGGTGGCGTCCTTTATTCAGAAAAAAGAAGTTTCAGAAAAATAA
- the nadD gene encoding nicotinate (nicotinamide) nucleotide adenylyltransferase yields the protein MATQKRIGLYFGTFNPIHVGHLIIANYMAEMTNLDEVWMVVTPHNPLKKKKTLLDDIHRLTMVRIAVEDYPKLKASNVEFDLPQPNYTVHTLAYLEEKYPDYAFCLIMGEDNLKSLQKWKNYQVILDRYAIYIYPRISEGETETEFDNHPKITKIDAPVMELSSTFIRKNIKKGKNIRPMVPYEVWKYLDEMNFYK from the coding sequence ATGGCGACTCAAAAACGTATCGGACTCTATTTCGGCACCTTTAACCCAATCCATGTTGGGCATTTAATTATTGCCAATTATATGGCTGAAATGACCAACCTCGATGAAGTCTGGATGGTGGTCACTCCTCATAATCCATTAAAAAAGAAAAAAACACTACTCGACGATATTCACAGGCTTACCATGGTACGTATTGCAGTGGAAGACTACCCGAAACTGAAAGCCAGCAATGTGGAATTCGATTTGCCCCAACCCAATTATACGGTGCATACTTTGGCGTATTTGGAAGAAAAATATCCTGATTATGCCTTTTGCCTTATAATGGGAGAAGACAATCTGAAAAGTCTTCAGAAGTGGAAAAATTACCAGGTGATTTTAGATCGATATGCCATTTATATCTATCCGAGAATTTCGGAAGGTGAGACTGAAACCGAATTCGATAACCATCCCAAGATTACTAAAATTGATGCCCCGGTAATGGAATTGTCTTCAACTTTTATACGAAAGAACATCAAAAAGGGAAAAAACATCCGTCCCATGGTACCCTACGAGGTTTGGAAGTATCTGGATGAGATGAATTTTTATAAATAA
- a CDS encoding M36 family metallopeptidase has product MKLTKLLWLFFCLFSISLSAQKTTKGEANAVEPSTISLEKLIQQKSPDYVITKEHVSRISGIRHVYLRQAINGLEVYGTESSVHLDKTGKSVMSHNKFLNNVQATVKGAAQGINASQAITSVASQMGYKISNLQQLQKTSGLNKQAVFNKAGISSEDIPVKLMYYYREGKGTHLVWELSIAELDSDDWWNFRVDASSGKIIDKDNWTLYCNIMGDHSDHNHSTTNLDTPVLFGPLTEAEAIAKTNVVVNATEATALVGNYRVYAMPTESPDHGPRTLVANPDDATASPFGWHDTNGAPGAESTLTTGNNVDAHKGASRPDGTAALNFDFTINLAQDPTLNTPPYITNLFYWNNIIHDVLYHYGFDEVSGNFQENNYGNGGVGSDGVNANAQAPGNCNANFGTPVDGGNPTMNMFLCNNSTPSHDGDLDNMVIVHEYGHGISNRLTGGAGNSSCLNNQEQMGEGWSDYYGLMLTMETGDVNTDGRGVGTYLFGQPITGPGIRTFRYSTDFAINPHTYDDIKTEVAPHGVGSVWAMMLWEMTWEIIAVEGFDTNFYSGTGGNNIAIALVTEGLKLQPCSPGFVDGRDAILAADQALYGGAYQCQIWDAFARRGLGFSAIQGSSGSKTDGTEAFDLPPTFSSLNAVDEVCLADGVQTGLSGGNPTGGVYSGPGVTDNGNGTTFTFDPAVGGPGLVTITYTVNDFCTGVPTALNDDIDVTDDPPVIICRGSGTIPMNGSASISPGTTIVDNATVTSVLNVPQNVSITDLDVALNISHTWVGDLIITLQSPMGTTVTILDPPNSCQADNVMTTLDDEAATTSTFCNGSGTTPAYPNPSYQPFSPLSAFDGQNTVGNWTLSITDIAAGDPGILNSWTLNYSYEVVSDPLDVFLDGTGNATIPAADLLFSSSVACGGMLVEGGTPFATTVSFTTADIGLTNVPMRVTSDTGQISTCTAVANVIAAACDLSISNATSTDETAPGANDGTITVTAACTTCTSISYSVTPTAPPGPAITQVGNGSFTGLAPNSYNVTTEDTGDPTCTASWAANPVVVAPAAVSNDLCADAIAITYGSTTSGTTTGMTLDNVGFCGTSNTAPGVWYSFVGQDGISTLSTCNQANFDTKISVFTGTCAGLVCVTGLDDTAGCGGFTTSLDVCTTSGVNYLVLIHGFGSATGNFDLTLTNTPAVPVITCPANATVECGGDTSPAGTGTATATDPCDPAPVVTFSDSSVAGCGSTEVITRTWTATNANGAMTSCVQTITVVDTTPPVITCPADATVECGTAGGIVTGTATASYTGAPISWTDATTGLVAAPTTTISGIPATATITNVNVTLGIDHSWVGDLDIQLVAPNGSSVFMLTDICETVANNDNINATFGAGGAPLVCGATASNPTSETCNGNYTVQAAISGFRAPELPFSTLNGGLASGLWTLNITDDAGGDGGCFQAFSVTVDWTATVPATDPSSTGTATATDGCGTTTVTYADTSAPGCGNTEVITRVWTATDECGNTSSCTQLINVVDTTPPTASCPGNITVNNDPGICGAVVTYPAVTGSDTCGGVTITQTSGLASGDTYPVGTTTNSFNIVDDCGNTSTCSFTVTVVDNEDPVIACPADVSTNTNPGQCYAIVTFPDAIAFDNCGIATIVQTMGDPSGSQFPVGVSTIEYTATDVNGNTATCSFTITVTDNEPAMAVCMDITIQLDEFGDATITPADVDGGSTDNCGIASMSIDVDTFDCSDVGDNPVVLTVTDVNGNVSSCTAIVTVEDVTDPVAVCMDITVQLDPTGTVTILGSDIGGASTDACGIASYDLDIDTFTCADVGDNPVVLTVTDVNGNVSTCTAIVTVEDNTAPDLVCMDITLELGASGNATIVPEDVIATNDDACGVLTTAVDIFEFDCSDIGTPVTVQVFSQDVNGNLSTCTAVVTVVDLLAPVLTCPADQTVDPGAGNLFYEVPDYFAIGEATATDNCTDPVVITSQDPAAGTLLPDGTYTVTITAEDEYGNVATCTFELTVETTLGIGDNVDISSIVLYPNPATDYVMLSNPNSVELKDVAIYDLTGRLIKTINLVGMGAEKAIDVSELASAPYMFIINGTQGKLVKQIIKE; this is encoded by the coding sequence ATGAAACTAACCAAACTCCTATGGTTGTTTTTCTGCCTGTTTAGTATTTCTCTTTCGGCACAGAAAACAACAAAAGGCGAAGCAAATGCTGTCGAGCCTTCAACGATTTCATTAGAAAAACTAATCCAACAAAAAAGTCCCGACTATGTGATTACCAAAGAACATGTAAGTCGGATTAGTGGCATCCGACATGTTTATCTTAGACAGGCCATTAATGGCTTGGAGGTTTATGGGACCGAGTCCAGTGTCCATTTAGATAAAACCGGAAAGTCTGTAATGTCTCACAACAAATTCCTAAACAATGTTCAGGCAACTGTAAAAGGCGCTGCACAGGGGATAAATGCAAGTCAGGCTATTACTTCTGTTGCATCACAGATGGGATACAAAATATCTAATCTTCAACAGTTACAAAAAACAAGCGGTTTAAATAAGCAAGCTGTTTTCAACAAAGCCGGAATTTCTTCGGAAGACATTCCCGTTAAATTGATGTATTACTATCGTGAAGGAAAAGGCACCCATCTGGTTTGGGAACTTTCAATAGCCGAATTAGATTCGGACGATTGGTGGAATTTCCGTGTTGATGCCTCTTCAGGAAAAATAATAGATAAGGACAATTGGACCTTGTATTGTAATATCATGGGTGATCATAGTGATCATAACCACAGTACAACCAATTTGGATACTCCTGTCTTATTTGGTCCTCTGACGGAAGCTGAAGCAATCGCAAAAACAAATGTTGTTGTCAATGCGACAGAAGCAACTGCCTTAGTAGGAAATTATCGTGTATACGCAATGCCCACAGAGTCGCCCGATCACGGCCCGAGAACTTTGGTGGCAAACCCCGATGATGCTACAGCGTCTCCGTTTGGATGGCATGATACTAATGGCGCGCCCGGAGCCGAATCAACCTTAACCACAGGGAATAATGTCGACGCACATAAAGGTGCAAGTCGTCCTGATGGGACGGCCGCATTGAATTTCGATTTCACTATTAATTTAGCTCAAGATCCCACATTAAACACCCCGCCTTATATCACTAATCTTTTTTATTGGAATAATATTATCCATGATGTCTTATACCATTATGGGTTTGATGAAGTGAGTGGGAATTTTCAGGAAAACAACTACGGTAATGGCGGTGTCGGTTCGGATGGTGTGAATGCGAATGCACAAGCTCCTGGTAACTGTAATGCCAATTTTGGAACTCCGGTTGACGGAGGTAATCCTACCATGAATATGTTTTTGTGTAATAACTCTACGCCCTCTCATGATGGTGATCTTGATAATATGGTAATTGTTCATGAATATGGACATGGTATATCCAATAGATTAACAGGTGGCGCAGGAAACTCCAGCTGTCTTAATAATCAAGAGCAAATGGGAGAAGGTTGGAGCGATTATTATGGCCTGATGCTCACAATGGAAACAGGAGATGTCAATACAGATGGCAGAGGTGTAGGCACTTATTTATTTGGCCAACCCATTACAGGTCCTGGCATACGGACTTTTCGATACAGCACTGATTTTGCAATCAATCCGCATACCTATGACGATATCAAAACAGAAGTAGCGCCTCACGGCGTAGGTTCTGTTTGGGCTATGATGTTATGGGAAATGACCTGGGAAATCATAGCTGTTGAAGGTTTTGATACAAATTTTTATTCAGGTACCGGCGGAAATAATATTGCTATAGCTTTGGTCACTGAAGGATTAAAACTTCAGCCTTGTAGCCCGGGGTTTGTAGATGGCCGTGATGCTATTTTAGCCGCAGATCAGGCCTTATATGGAGGTGCATACCAATGCCAAATTTGGGATGCCTTCGCCCGAAGAGGACTCGGCTTTAGTGCCATTCAAGGATCGTCGGGAAGTAAAACTGATGGTACCGAAGCTTTTGATCTTCCTCCTACCTTTTCAAGTTTGAATGCTGTGGATGAGGTTTGCTTGGCTGATGGTGTGCAAACAGGGCTTTCAGGAGGAAACCCAACTGGCGGAGTATATAGCGGTCCCGGTGTAACCGACAATGGAAATGGAACCACGTTTACCTTCGATCCTGCTGTCGGTGGTCCAGGCCTTGTAACAATAACCTATACCGTTAACGATTTCTGTACTGGAGTACCAACAGCATTAAATGACGATATTGACGTAACCGATGATCCGCCTGTAATAATTTGTAGAGGATCCGGAACAATTCCAATGAACGGTTCTGCATCAATTAGTCCGGGCACGACTATCGTAGATAATGCTACTGTTACAAGTGTCTTAAATGTGCCTCAAAATGTATCTATAACAGATCTTGATGTTGCATTGAATATTTCTCATACATGGGTAGGAGATTTGATAATAACGTTACAATCGCCAATGGGGACAACTGTCACTATACTTGATCCGCCAAATTCGTGTCAGGCAGACAATGTAATGACAACCTTGGATGATGAAGCGGCCACTACCTCTACCTTCTGTAACGGATCAGGAACAACACCGGCTTACCCGAATCCTAGTTATCAGCCCTTCTCTCCACTATCGGCATTTGACGGCCAGAATACAGTGGGAAATTGGACGCTATCGATAACCGATATAGCTGCAGGAGATCCCGGAATACTGAACAGCTGGACACTTAACTACTCATATGAAGTTGTTTCCGATCCGTTGGATGTCTTTTTGGACGGTACGGGAAATGCAACAATTCCTGCCGCCGATTTACTCTTTAGTTCTTCCGTTGCCTGTGGTGGTATGCTGGTAGAAGGAGGAACTCCTTTTGCTACTACGGTTTCATTTACAACTGCAGATATTGGTTTAACCAATGTCCCCATGCGGGTAACAAGTGACACCGGTCAAATTTCAACATGTACGGCTGTTGCCAATGTAATTGCCGCGGCCTGTGATCTTTCTATTTCCAATGCAACCTCAACCGATGAAACAGCTCCCGGAGCAAATGATGGAACGATAACAGTTACGGCTGCTTGTACAACTTGTACAAGTATCAGCTATTCGGTAACACCAACAGCACCTCCCGGTCCTGCCATTACACAGGTTGGGAACGGCTCATTTACAGGTTTAGCGCCAAATTCATACAACGTAACCACCGAAGATACCGGAGATCCAACCTGTACTGCAAGTTGGGCGGCTAATCCCGTTGTAGTAGCTCCTGCTGCCGTTTCTAATGATTTATGCGCCGATGCAATTGCTATTACCTATGGAAGTACCACTTCTGGAACTACCACCGGAATGACTCTGGATAATGTTGGCTTTTGCGGAACTTCGAATACAGCACCTGGTGTTTGGTATTCCTTTGTAGGTCAAGATGGTATATCAACGCTTAGCACTTGTAATCAAGCCAATTTTGACACCAAAATATCAGTTTTTACCGGGACGTGTGCCGGTCTTGTTTGTGTAACAGGTCTTGACGATACGGCTGGATGCGGAGGATTTACAACCAGTCTGGATGTATGTACAACCTCAGGAGTGAACTATCTGGTCCTTATACATGGTTTTGGCAGTGCAACAGGGAATTTCGATTTAACACTAACCAACACACCCGCCGTTCCTGTAATAACATGTCCGGCCAATGCAACAGTTGAGTGCGGTGGAGATACTTCTCCCGCAGGCACAGGAACAGCAACAGCGACAGATCCTTGTGATCCTGCTCCGGTTGTTACATTCAGTGATTCTTCCGTTGCCGGTTGTGGTTCAACAGAAGTAATCACAAGAACCTGGACAGCAACAAATGCCAACGGAGCAATGACATCTTGTGTTCAAACAATTACAGTGGTGGATACAACACCTCCTGTAATAACTTGCCCTGCCGATGCCACAGTTGAATGTGGAACCGCCGGGGGAATCGTAACCGGAACAGCCACGGCTTCCTATACCGGAGCTCCTATTTCATGGACGGATGCAACCACCGGCTTAGTGGCCGCACCCACAACTACTATTTCCGGAATTCCGGCAACCGCCACAATTACTAATGTGAATGTCACCTTAGGTATTGATCATAGCTGGGTAGGGGATTTAGACATACAACTTGTTGCCCCTAACGGTTCCTCAGTATTTATGTTAACAGATATCTGTGAAACGGTTGCTAACAATGACAATATCAACGCAACATTTGGCGCCGGAGGCGCTCCTTTGGTTTGTGGAGCAACAGCTTCTAATCCAACTTCAGAAACCTGTAATGGCAACTATACTGTGCAAGCGGCCATAAGTGGCTTCCGTGCTCCCGAACTACCATTTAGTACGCTCAATGGCGGATTGGCTTCAGGGCTATGGACCTTAAATATTACAGATGATGCCGGCGGAGATGGAGGTTGTTTCCAAGCCTTCTCAGTAACTGTTGATTGGACGGCAACTGTTCCGGCAACAGATCCATCTAGCACCGGAACGGCAACTGCGACCGATGGCTGTGGAACAACAACTGTTACGTATGCAGACACCTCGGCACCGGGTTGTGGTAATACCGAAGTGATAACAAGAGTTTGGACTGCAACCGATGAATGTGGAAACACATCGAGTTGCACACAACTCATAAATGTGGTGGATACAACTCCGCCTACAGCAAGTTGTCCCGGAAATATCACAGTAAATAACGATCCCGGAATTTGTGGAGCGGTAGTTACTTATCCTGCTGTCACCGGAAGTGATACCTGTGGTGGTGTAACTATTACACAAACCAGTGGTTTGGCTTCAGGAGATACCTATCCGGTTGGAACCACAACCAATTCATTCAACATAGTTGATGATTGTGGCAACACCTCAACTTGTTCGTTTACGGTAACAGTAGTCGACAATGAAGATCCTGTAATTGCATGTCCCGCTGACGTTTCAACAAATACCAATCCGGGACAATGCTACGCTATTGTTACCTTTCCCGATGCCATTGCATTTGATAACTGTGGTATCGCTACCATTGTACAAACAATGGGTGATCCAAGTGGAAGTCAGTTCCCTGTGGGAGTTTCTACCATTGAGTATACTGCCACCGATGTAAATGGTAATACTGCTACGTGTAGCTTTACCATCACGGTAACCGATAACGAGCCTGCCATGGCTGTGTGTATGGACATCACCATTCAGTTAGATGAATTTGGAGATGCAACAATTACTCCTGCCGATGTGGACGGTGGTTCTACCGATAATTGCGGTATTGCTTCGATGAGTATCGACGTAGATACCTTCGATTGTAGCGATGTGGGAGACAATCCTGTAGTACTTACCGTAACCGATGTTAACGGAAATGTATCCTCTTGTACTGCTATTGTAACAGTAGAAGACGTAACAGATCCTGTGGCTGTTTGTATGGATATTACTGTGCAACTAGACCCAACAGGAACAGTTACTATCTTAGGTAGTGATATAGGCGGTGCATCTACCGATGCCTGTGGTATTGCTTCTTACGATTTAGATATCGACACCTTTACCTGTGCCGATGTTGGAGACAATCCGGTTGTACTTACGGTAACCGATGTAAACGGAAATGTATCTACCTGTACCGCTATTGTTACGGTAGAAGACAACACCGCTCCGGACCTTGTGTGTATGGACATCACCCTAGAACTGGGAGCATCTGGAAATGCTACTATTGTTCCTGAAGATGTGATCGCCACCAACGACGATGCCTGTGGTGTTTTAACGACTGCTGTAGATATCTTCGAATTCGATTGTAGTGATATAGGGACTCCGGTTACCGTTCAGGTGTTTAGCCAGGACGTAAACGGAAACCTAAGTACTTGTACCGCAGTTGTAACGGTGGTAGACCTGTTAGCTCCTGTGCTTACTTGTCCGGCCGATCAGACTGTAGATCCGGGAGCAGGAAACTTGTTCTATGAAGTACCCGATTACTTCGCCATTGGTGAAGCAACGGCTACCGATAACTGTACAGATCCTGTGGTGATTACCTCACAAGATCCTGCAGCAGGAACATTACTACCTGATGGAACCTACACAGTAACTATCACTGCCGAAGATGAATATGGCAATGTAGCCACCTGTACGTTCGAGCTAACGGTAGAAACCACTTTAGGAATTGGAGATAATGTTGATATCTCAAGTATTGTATTGTATCCTAACCCGGCAACGGACTATGTGATGCTAAGCAATCCGAACAGTGTGGAGCTGAAAGATGTGGCTATCTACGACCTTACCGGTAGATTGATTAAAACAATCAACCTGGTAGGTATGGGAGCAGAAAAAGCCATCGATGTTTCCGAATTAGCCAGTGCACCTTATATGTTCATCATAAATGGAACACAAGGCAAATTGGTGAAACAGATAATTAAGGAGTAA